A genomic region of Manihot esculenta cultivar AM560-2 chromosome 15, M.esculenta_v8, whole genome shotgun sequence contains the following coding sequences:
- the LOC110601037 gene encoding thyroid adenoma-associated protein homolog isoform X1, which yields MSAKWRALQHRHRYTYSSVIFPSSFTDSLSQSLLSLNPKSLPLFNELNHLISLTSIYSQVAHAKNLASSFTQLLSSSIDGDDAELLKTGSRFYLHLLFLENSLPLHRTLVSALSKVNSREYQYLIGKCFRELCEDYGSRQEKGNKSKRFCLSRVALSVLGMPKLGYLVDIIEDCAIFVAWDVVLGLDSVVLETQEWARPSPIVMEQCQEALSCSYYLLQRFPEKFKEDLNGFDGEELNIMERILGVLISVLKSIAFSRDCFVAAGVSLCAALQVCLSPQELALVIIEGIFNQSNCSFPKKNCDCEFRDAILKIPFKGDLQSEINSFSVLSRLCMIRGILTAVSRTVLNSHFIVSNNNLDGHEGNGIIISSVKTILYDGILPELCNYCENPVDSHFNFHALTVMQICLQQMKTSVSAKITDMSDNYNPIPEEMGTRILKIIWNNLEDPLSQTVKQVHLVFDLFLDIQSTICMEEGSHRTKSFLKRIASDLLRLGPRCKGRYVPLAIVTKRLGPKTMLEMSPDLLFETAQAYIDDDVCCAATTFLKCFLESLRDECWNNNGVEKGYAVYRGHCLPPFLYGLASGVSKLRSNLNTYALPVLLELDVDSIFPMLAFISIGPSGEEIELPSPELGFANIELGVEQKVAVLVSLLKVCRSLAFIEGDIDLCDTSTSTALEAQEGLETEIMNGHALVCVKGIKVKLLVQWLVLALTHSDELLRVDAAESLFLNPKTASLPSHLELTLLKKAVPLNMRSCSTGFQMKWTSLFRKFFSRVRTALERQLKQGSWQPLVNYRNKQSHSSKETKEAVFERARDLFNFMRWLSCFLFFSCYPSAPYKRKIMAMELILIMLNVWPIVTSLQDNFGSTASESCLCPYSRGITSPDSTLLLVGSIIDSWDRLRESSFHILLYFPTPLPGISSEDMVQRVVIWAKNLVCSPRVRESDAGALTLRLIFKKYALELGWIVRVADNVVCFQHQPELVNGDNQIFESRPPSIEYIKSLIDWLNSVVEEGERDLSEACKSSFVHGVLLALRYTFDELDWNSDAVMSSIPEMRQALKNLLGLVMRITSLALWVVSADAWYLPDLDEMADTDMCLMDEADVVRSSEHGDSDLKHEQESRPSEQIVMVGCWLAMKEVSLLLGTIIRKIPLPSSSNSDSPEPPVPDVSDTCTLPIDNPILDLKQLEEIGSHFLEVLLKMKHNGAIDKTRAGFTALCNRLLCSNDPRLCKLTDSWIEQLMERTVAKGQTVDDLLRRSAGIPAAFIALFLSEPEGTPKKLLPRALRWLIDVASSSLLGPVYVKSINADSNKFSLTKSDQELDSAKPFEMNVMGNSSKIRDEGVVPTVHAFNVLRAAFNDTNLATDTSGFAAEALIVSIRSFSSPYWEVRNSACLAYTALVRRMIGFLNVQKRESARRVLTGLEFFNRYPPLHPFFYNELKVATDLLMDATSGHSESNLEKVVHPSLCPLLILLSRLKPSTIASESGDDLDPFLFMPFIRRCSTQSNLRVRVLASKALMGLVSNEKLPIILLNVASALPCLDNQITGGMRCDSFNSIHGMLLQLSSLLNANCRNLPDIAKKEKILGDLIQVLARRSWIASPKLCPCPILNASFVRVLDLMLSIARRGYMSENFYAIRDLLLELSSECLDVEDYYGLPFFDPTIAELREQAAISYFSCVLQVSKEEAEEVLQIPHMRPLPDSKLLSPPEKYVFTGLQERLIRSLSDSSYEVRLATLKWLLRFLKSTESSSEVHHMSSSEIRVIQSWNNSNLQGTLSKLLESEKNHRCTYYILRILFFWNLLQFKNPSDEKYANISYVGTLDVDSVSEFWYKLISLYKLTRHMKTRETLICCMAICVKQYAILLTRYVVAYMKNNARFNDSEQSERSALFYERITFFVNVVKEHSSASEPVNMRKAAAESIHASGLLEQAEFISSSVFSHQIPFDISGLRFEPKEAVNMYAIKVLEIWFTCIRLLEDEDDAVRQRLASNVQRCCSSKRTRSSCSSEEVPTQVEKVLELSFGHLSSIFGHWIVYFDYLSKWVLDAANYVVSQGDLVRRVFDKEIDNHHEEKLLICQICCSHLEKLPVLKLLSGETPIKQEFRNYLYSWRMRFYNQLMSFAEDHVEMLNWIGGMGNHKDAFLPLYGNLLGFYSLSNCIFNGKIEDGATLLADVVELGKTITPFLTNPLFSNLYSLVVKSHEKMASDNAGRIYKFSGDSIWDGFDPYFLLR from the exons ATGTCTGCGAAGTGGCGGGCACTGCAGCACCGCCACCGGTACACATACAGCTCGGTCATATTCCCATCGTCGTTTACGGACTCTTTGTCTCAATCCCTCTTGTCCCTAAACCCAAAGTCTTTACCTTTATTCAATGAACTCAATCACCTCATCTCGTTAACTTCAATCTATTCCCAAGTTGCCCATGCCAAAAACCTTGCTTCATCTTTTACCCAGTTGTTGTCGTCGTCCATAGATGGAGATGATGCAGAGCTTTTAAAAACTGGATCGCGCTTTTATTTGCATTTGTTGTTCCTTGAGAATTCTCTTCCTTTACATAGAACTTTAGTTTCTGCTTTATCGAAGGTTAACAGCAGAGAATACCAGTATCTGATTGGTAAGTGTTTTAGGGAGCTTTGTGAAGATTATGGTAGTAGACAAGAGAAAGGGAACAAGAGTAAGAGGTTCTGTTTATCTCGGGTGGCTTTATCTGTTCTGGGAATGCCTAAGTTGGGGTATTTGGTAGATATCATTGAAGATTGTGCGATTTTTGTCGCTTGGGATGTCGTTTTGGGGTTGGATAGTGTAGTTTTAGAGACTCAGGAATGGGCTAGGCCGTCTCCCATTGTTATGGAGCAATGTCAGGAGGCTTTGTCTTGTTCATATTACTTGCTTCAGCGGTTTCCGGAGAAGTTTAAGGAGGATTTGAATGGTTTTGATGGTGAAGAGTTGAATATTATGGAAAGGATTTTGGGTGTTTTGATAAGCGTGTTGAAATCAATTGCCTTTTCGAGAGATTGTTTTGTGGCAGCTGGGGTAAGCTTGTGTGCAGCTTTACAGGTGTGTCTTAGCCCGCAGGAGCTTGCGTTGGTTATCATTGAAGGTATATTTAATCAAAGTAATTGTAGTTTTCCTAAAAAAAATTGTGATTGTGAGTTTCGAGATGCTATTTTGAAGATTCCATTTAAAGGGGACTTGCAATCTGAAATAAATAGTTTTTCTGTTTTGAGTAGACTCTGCATGATTAGAGGGATTCTTACTGCTGTTTCAAGGACAGTATTAAATTCCCATTTTATCGtgtcaaataataatttagatgGCCATGAGGGAAATGGAATTATCATAAGCTCTGTTAAGACCATTTTGTATGATGGGATTTTGCCTGAGCTATGTAACTATTGTGAGAATCCTGTTGACAGCCATTTTAATTTTCATGCCTTGACGGTGATGCAAATTTGTTTGCAACAGATGAAGACCTCAGTATCAGCTAAAATAACTGATATGTCAGATAATTATAATCCTATACCAGAGGAAATGGGGACCCGTATACTGAAGATCATATGGAATAACTTAGAAGATCCTTTAAGTCAAACTGTGAAACAAGTTCATCTTGTTTTTGATCTTTTCTTAGACATTCAGTCAACTATTTGCATGGAAGAGGGTAGTCACAGAACGAAGTCATTTCTTAAAAGGATTGCTTCAGATCTTCTCCGACTAGGCCCACGCTGTAAGGGGAGATACGTACCTTTAGCTATAGTGACTAAGAGGTTGGGACCTAAAACTATGCTGGAAATGAGTCCTGACCTGCTGTTTGAAACTGCACAAGCCTACATTGATGATGATGTATGTTGTGCTGCCACAACATTCTTGAAATGTTTCCTTGAGTCCTTGCGTGATGAGTGTTGGAACAACAATGGTGTTGAGAAAGGGTATGCAGTTTATAGAGGGCATTGCTTGCCTCCTTTTCTGTATGGACTTGCATCTGGAGTTTCAAAGCTTCGCTCAAATCTGAATACTTATGCTTTGCCAGTTCTACTAGAACTTGATGTTGATAGCATATTTCCTATGCTTGCTTTTATCTCAATTGGGCCTAGTGGAGAGGAGATTGAACTGCCATCACCTGAGCTGGGCTTCGCAAACATAGAATTGGGAGTTGAACAAAAAGTAGCTGTTTTAGTCTCTTTGCTTAAGGTATGTAGGTCACTTGCTTTTATTGAGGGGGATATTGACTTATGTGACACTTCAACTTCAACAGCACTTGAGGCACAGGAAGGCCTAGAAACAGAGATTATGAATGGACATGCTCTTGTCTGCGTAAAAGGAATAAAGGTTAAGCTCCTCGTTCAGTGGCTAGTATTAGCATTGACCCATTCTGATGAGTTGCTCCGTGTAGATGCTGCAGAGTCCCTCTTCTTAAACCCCAAGACAGCTAGTCTTCCTTCCCATTTAGAGCTGACTCTTCTGAAAAAGGCTGTGCCATTAAACATGAGAAGTTGCTCTACTGGCTTCCAGATGAAGTGGACCAGCTTGTTTAGAAAGTTCTTTTCTCGAGTTCGAACAGCCTTGGAGAGACAACTTAAGCAAGGGAGCTGGCAACCTCTCGTGAATTACCGCAATAAGCAGTCACACTCCTCCAAGGAAACCAAAGAAGCTGTATTTGAAAGAGCACGggatctttttaattttatgagatGGCTGTcttgttttctatttttttcatgCTATCCCTCTGCcccttataaaagaaaaattatggcTATGGAGCTCATATTGATAATGCTTAATGTTTGGCCTATTGTAACATCTTTGCAAGATAATTTTGGTTCCACTGCTTCTGAAAGCTGTCTCTGTCCTTACAGCAGAGGAATTACTTCACctgattcaactttgttattaGTTGGATCTATTATTGATAGTTGGGATAGGCTGAGAGAAAGTTCTTTTCACATATTGCTATATTTTCCTACCCCTCTTCCAGGAATTTCAAGTGAAGACATGGTTCAGAGAGTGGTTATATGGGCTAAGAACCTAGTTTGCAGTCCACGTGTGCGTGAAAGTGATGCTGGAGCACTTACTTTAAGGCTTATATTCAAAAAGTATGCCTTGGAGCTCGGGTGGATTGTCAGAGTTGCTGATAATGTTGTTTGTTTTCAACATCAACCTGAACTAGTTAATGGTGACAATCAAATTTTTGAGTCTAGGCCTCCTTCAATTGAGTATATAAAATCACTAATTGATTGGCTGAATAGCGttgtggaagaaggagagagaGATCTTTCTGAAGCTTGCAAAAGTAGCTTTGTTCATGGGGTGTTACTTGCCCTACGATATACTTTTGATGAATTGGATTGGAATTCTGATGCTGTCATGTCTAGCATTCCAGAGATGAGACAAGCATTGAAGAATCTTCTGGGATTGGTCATGCGAATTACTTCGCTAGCACTTTGGGTGGTTTCTGCAGATGCTTGGTATCTTCCTGACTTGGATGAAATGGCTGATACTGATATGTGCTTGATGGATGAAGCGGATGTGGTAAGATCATCAGAACATGGGGACAGTGATTTAAAACATGAGCAGGAGAGCAGACCATCAGAACAGATTGTCATGGTTGGTTGTTGGCTGGCTATGAAAGAG GTTAGTCTTCTGCTAGGAACGATTATAAGGAAAATTCCTTTACCGAGCAGTAGTAATTCAGATTCACCAGAGCCCCCTGTTCCTGATGTTTCTGATACTTGCACACTGCCAATAGACAATCCAATACTTGATTTGAAACAACTTGAAGAAATTGGGAGCCACTTCTTAGAAGTCCTTTTGAAGATGAAGCATAATGGAGCAATTGATAAGACAAGGGCTGGATTCACAGCTCTTTGCAACCGTTTACTTTGCTCCAATGACCCAAG ACTTTGTAAGTTGACAGACTCTTGGATTGAGCAACTTATGGAAAGAACTGTGGCCAAGGGACAAACTGTAGATGATCTTTTGAGGAGAAGTGCAGGTATTCCTGCAGCATTTATTGCTCTTTTCCTCTCAGAACCTGAAGGGACACCAAAGAAACTTCTTCCACGGGCTTTGAGGTGGCTAATAGATGTTGCTAGCAGCTCATTGCTGGGTCCTGTTTATGTCAAGAGCATAAATGCTGACTCAAACAAGTTCTCATTAACAAAGTCAGACCAAGAACTTGATTCTGCTAAGCCATTTGAGATGAATGTGATGGGTAACAGCTCAAAGATCCGAGATGAGGGTGTAGTTCCAACTGTACATGCATTTAATGTCCTTAGAGCTGCTTTCAATGACACTAACCTGGCCACTGATACATCTGGTTTTGCTGCGGAAGCCTTGATTGTTTCAATTCGTTCTTTCTCCTCTCCATACTGGGAGGTCCGAAATAGTGCATGTCTGGCATACACTGCCTTGGTACGACGCATGATAGGATTCCTAAATGTTCAAAAACGAGAATCTGCACGACGTGTATTAACTGGGCTTGAATTTTTTAACAG GTATCCCCCATTGCATCCTTTTTTCTACAATGAATTGAAAGTTGCAACTGATTTGCTTATGGATGCAACTTCTGGGCATTCAGAATCCAACCTAGAAAAGGTTGTCCATCCAAGCTTGTGCCCTTTGTTGATCCTTTTATCCAGGCTCAAGCCTTCGACAATTGCAAGTGAGAGTGGAGATGATCTGGATCCATTCCTCTTTATGCCATTCATCAGGAGATGCTCAACTCAGAGCAACCTGCGAGTCCGTGTTCTTGCATCTAAAGCTTTAATGGGTCTGGTATCCAATGAGAAGCTTCCAATTATCCTGCTGAATGTTGCTTCTGCATTGCCTTGCCTAGATAATCAAATCACAGGGGGAATGCGCTGTGATTCCTTTAATTCCATTCATGGAATGCTGTTGCAACTGAGTTCTCTTCTGAATGCAAATTGTAGAAACCTGCCTGATATtgcaaagaaagaaaagattCTTGGCGACTTGATCCAAGTTCTTGCTAGACGTTCATGGATTGCAAGCCCGAAATTGTGTCCTTGCCCCATTCTTAATGCCTCTTTTGTGAGAGTGCTTGATCTCATGCTCAGTATAGCAAGAAGAGGCTATATGAGTGAAAATTTTTATGCCATTCGTGATCTGCTGTTGGAGCTATCTTCAGAATGTCTAGATGTAGAAGATTATTATGGACTTCCATTTTTTGATCCAACTATAGCAGAACTTAGAGAACAGGCAGCCATCTCCTACTTCAGTTGTGTGTTGCAGGTATCTAAAGAAGAAGCTGAAGAGGTTCTTCAGATACCACACATGCGCCCATTACCTGATTCAAAGTTGTTGAGCCCACcagaaaaatatgtttttacaggtCTCCAGGAAAGGCTGATTCGTTCCTTGTCAGATTCATCATATGAAGTTCGACTTGCAACATTGAAGTGGCTGCTGAGGTTCCTAAAGTCTACAGAATCTAGCAGTGAGGTTCATCATATGTCTAGCAGTGAGATTAGAGTTATTCAGAGCTGGAATAATTCAAATCTACAGGGAACATTGTCAAAACTCCTGGAATCCGAGAAGAACCATAGGTGTACATATTACATTCTGAGAATTCTCTTCTTTTGGAACTTGCTACAGTTTAAGAATCCTAGTGATGAAAAATATGCCAATATTAGCTACGTTGGTACATTGGATGTTGATTCGGTGTCCGAGTTTTGGTATAAGCTGATTTCTTTgtacaagctcacaagacataTGAAGACTCGAGAAACACTCATCTGCTGCATGGCTATATGTGTGAAGCAGTATGCAATTTTGTTAACCAGATATGTTGTTGCCTATATGAAGAACAATGCTAGATTTAATGACTCAGAACAGTCGGAAAGATCAGCCCTCTTTTATGAACGTATTACCTTCTTTGTTAATGTGGTTAAAGAACATAGTTCTGCATCTGAGCCAGTGAACATGCGCAAGGCAGCTGCTGAATCTATACATGCATCGGGTTTGCTGGAACAAGCTGAATTTATCAGTTCATCTGTGTTCTCTCATCAAATCCCCTTTGACATTTCAGGTCTTCGTTTTGAACCTAAAGAAGCTGTTAATATGTATGCCATTAAGGTGCTGGAAATATGGTTTACATGCATCAGGTTGCTGGAGGATGAAGATGATGCTGTAAGACAAAGGCTTGCATCGAATGTGCAGAGATGCTGTTCTTCAAAAAGAACTAGAAGCAGCTGTAGTTCTGAAGAGGTCCCAACCCAAGTGGAGAAGGTGCTCGAATTGAGTTTCGGGCATCTGTCTTCTATCTTTGGTCACTGGATTGTTTACTTTGATTATCTTTCGAAGTGGGTACTCGATGCAGCAAATTATGTGGTGTCACAAGGAGACCTGGTGAGGCGTGTCTTTGACAAGGAAATTGATAATCATCATGAAGAGAAGTTGTTAATCTGTCAAATTTGTTGCTCCCATTTGGAGAAGCTTCCAGTTTTAAAATTGTTGTCGGGCGAAACGCCAATCAAACAAGAGTTCAGGAATTATTTATACAGCTGGAGAATGAGATTCTATAATCAGCTGATGTCATTCGCTGAGGATCATGTTGAGATGCTCAACTGGATAGGCGGCATGGGTAACCACAAAGATGCATTTCTGCCTCTATATGGAAATTTGCTCGGTTTTTATTCTCTCTCGAACTGCATCTTCAATGGGAAAATCGAAGATGGTGCGACTCTACTAGCCGATGTTGTTGAACTTGGTAAAACCATCACTCCATTTCTTACAAATCCTTTGTTTTCTAACTTGTATTCATTAGTTGTAAAATCACACGAGAAAATGGCCAGTGACAATGCTGGCCGGATATATAAATTCTCAGGCGACTCGATTTGGGATGGTTTTGATCCCTATTTTCTTCTCAGGTGA